One Bufo gargarizans isolate SCDJY-AF-19 chromosome 3, ASM1485885v1, whole genome shotgun sequence DNA segment encodes these proteins:
- the POU3F1 gene encoding POU domain, class 3, transcription factor 1: MAATAQYLPRNNTLPSNPLMHPDSDRMHQGTTYREVQKMMHQEYLQGLATNAGHPMSLTHHQWLPNPTSDWGSGSHLGGQNDHSKGAVQSSREDLSNSFHHHRSHLVHQQTPSTHAWAQGGGHHLSPMSPSSNSHQPLIYSQSSYTNLNGMLGPQASSLHHSMRDPLHDDPGVLDTHVESPPQHLNHHQDHSDEDAPSSDDLEQFAKQFKQRRIKLGFTQADVGLALGTLYGNVFSQTTICRFEALQLSFKNMCKLKPLLNKWLEETDSTTGSPTNLDKIAAQGRKRKKRTSIEVGVKGALENHFLKCPKPSAHEITSLADSLQLEKEVVRVWFCNRRQKEKRMTPAGVPHPPMEDVYSQAETPPLHHTLQTSVQ, from the coding sequence ATGGCTGCAACTGCTCAGTATCTGCCCAGGAATAACACATTGCCTTCCAATCCTCTCATGCATCCGGACTCCGACAGGATGCACCAGGGTACCACCTACAGAGAGGTGCAGAAGATGATGCACCAAGAATACCTGCAAGGCTTAGCCACCAACGCCGGGCATCCCATGAGCCTCACCCACCACCAGTGGTTGCCCAATCCTACCAGCGACTGGGGCAGCGGGTCTCACTTAGGTGGACAGAACGATCACAGCAAAGGTGCTGTACAGAGTAGCAGAGAGGACCTCAGCAACAGCTTCCACCATCACAGGTCACACCTGGTCCATCAACAGACGCCCAGTACTCATGCATGGGCACAGGGTGGAGGGCATCACTTGTCTCCGATGTCCCCCAGCTCCAACAGTCACCAGCCTCTGATTTATTCCCAGTCTTCTTATACAAACCTGAATGGCATGCTGGGACCACAGGCTTCTTCGTTGCACCACAGCATGAGAGACCCCTTGCATGATGACCCAGGAGTCCTTGACACTCACGTTGAGTCGCCTCCTCAGCACCTTAACCATCATCAGGACCACTCCGATGAAGACGCCCCCAGCTCTGACGACCTGGAACAGTTTGCCAAGCAGTTCAAACAGAGGAGGATCAAGCTGGGCTTCACCCAGGCAGATGTTGGCTTGGCCCTGGGCACCCTATATGGCAACGTTTTCTCCCAAACCACTATCTGCAGGTTTGAAGCTCTGCAACTGAGTTTCAAGAACATGTGTAAACTGAAGCCCCTGTTGAATAAGTGGCTTGAGGAGACAGATTCCACTACAGGAAGCCCGACCAACCTAGACAAGATTGCAGCCCAAGGAAGGAAAAGGAAGAAGAGGACCTCCATTGAAGTTGGGGTGAAAGGAGCACTAGAGAACCATTTCCTAAAGTGCCCTAAACCATCAGCCCATGAGATCACCAGCCTGGCAGACAGTCTTCAGTTGGAGAAGGAGGTGGTGAGAGTTTGGTTTTGCAACAGAAGGCAGAAAGAGAAAAGGATGACCCCAGCAGGGGTTCCTCACCCCCCCATGGAGGATGTGTATTCACAAGCAGAGACCCCTCCACTCCATCACACACTGCAGACCTCCGTACAATGA